A single genomic interval of Rosistilla ulvae harbors:
- a CDS encoding AAA family ATPase gives MSNLADSMQQQAEEFQARYAAVREQIGRVIVGHDDIVHGVLTAMLIGGHCLLEGVPGLGKTMLVRTLAETLDLQFSRIQFTPDLMPADILGTNMIVERDGQKNFEFQRGPIFTQILLADEINRATPKTQSALLETMQEGTVTAGGTRYTMDKPYFVLATQNPIEQEGTYPLPEAQLDRFMFKLVVGYSTREQLATIIERTTSRETVHPTKVMDGAEIIRWQHLVREVILASHVQDYIVRLVLATHPDGPLATPITNQYVRWGSSPRGAQTLALAAKVRALLEGRFNVSFEDVRRVYLPAMRHRVLLNFEAQAEGIEPDRVLLEILEKVAEKAD, from the coding sequence ATGAGCAATTTGGCAGATTCGATGCAGCAGCAAGCGGAAGAATTCCAGGCGAGATACGCTGCGGTACGCGAGCAGATTGGCCGCGTGATCGTCGGCCACGACGACATCGTTCACGGTGTCTTGACCGCGATGCTGATCGGCGGACACTGCCTTCTCGAAGGGGTCCCTGGGCTGGGCAAGACGATGCTGGTTCGCACGCTCGCCGAAACGCTCGACCTCCAGTTCAGCCGGATTCAATTCACGCCCGATCTGATGCCCGCCGATATCCTGGGCACCAACATGATCGTCGAACGTGACGGGCAAAAGAACTTTGAATTCCAACGCGGACCGATCTTCACGCAAATCCTGCTGGCCGACGAAATCAACCGTGCCACCCCCAAGACGCAATCCGCGTTGCTGGAAACGATGCAGGAGGGAACCGTCACCGCCGGCGGCACCCGTTACACGATGGACAAGCCGTATTTTGTCTTGGCCACACAGAACCCGATCGAACAAGAAGGGACCTACCCGCTGCCCGAAGCCCAACTGGACCGGTTCATGTTCAAACTGGTCGTCGGTTACAGCACGCGCGAACAACTGGCGACGATCATCGAGCGGACGACCAGCCGTGAAACCGTCCATCCAACCAAGGTCATGGATGGCGCCGAGATCATTCGCTGGCAACACCTGGTTCGCGAAGTGATCCTCGCCTCACACGTCCAGGATTATATCGTCCGCTTGGTCCTGGCGACCCATCCCGACGGACCGCTGGCGACGCCGATCACCAACCAATACGTTCGCTGGGGCAGCAGTCCACGCGGAGCCCAAACGTTGGCATTGGCCGCCAAGGTGCGCGCACTTCTGGAAGGCCGCTTTAACGTCAGCTTTGAAGATGTCCGGCGCGTCTATTTACCCGCGATGCGGCATCGCGTGCTGCTGAACTTCGAAGCCCAAGCCGAAGGAATCGAACCCGATCGCGTGCTGCTAGAGATCCTGGAGAAGGTTGCCGAAAAGGCCGACTGA
- a CDS encoding 2Fe-2S iron-sulfur cluster-binding protein produces MPIVTFGGVQIECELGANLRRVLMKAKLPLYHPLARFTHCRGMGTCGTCAVKLRGSASWPTKLEALRLRLPPHTAEAGLRLACQCSVHGDLDVEKFGGVWGQHLDSPVRVLDPRARARTPKVPPRQPHQPAIAATPATPFRSSRSVIRSLQSAAGSSSASPRRHRAAMSEHARVNQARLLQLARDRQLAMHS; encoded by the coding sequence ATGCCCATCGTCACTTTCGGCGGCGTTCAAATTGAATGCGAACTTGGGGCCAACCTGCGCCGTGTCTTAATGAAAGCCAAGCTGCCGCTGTATCACCCTCTGGCGAGGTTCACCCATTGTCGCGGCATGGGCACCTGTGGCACCTGCGCCGTAAAACTTCGCGGCAGCGCTTCCTGGCCCACCAAACTCGAAGCACTTCGTCTGCGTCTGCCCCCGCACACCGCCGAAGCGGGATTGCGATTGGCTTGCCAGTGCTCGGTTCACGGCGACCTGGATGTCGAAAAATTTGGAGGCGTCTGGGGGCAACACTTGGATAGCCCCGTCAGAGTTCTCGATCCCCGAGCTCGCGCGCGAACGCCCAAAGTCCCGCCTCGCCAACCACATCAACCGGCCATCGCTGCGACTCCAGCGACACCGTTCCGCTCCAGCCGCTCGGTCATTCGATCACTGCAATCCGCGGCGGGCTCTTCTTCGGCGAGCCCTCGGCGGCATCGCGCCGCGATGTCGGAACACGCTCGCGTCAACCAAGCCCGACTGCTGCAACTGGCACGCGATCGCCAACTGGCAATGCATTCCTGA
- the xseA gene encoding exodeoxyribonuclease VII large subunit — protein MSDPLNTSNPSTANAKPSALSVTQLNNQVKQTLEGQFRNIWVAGEITDIARPHSGHVYLTLKDKQSQVRGVIWRSAAERLRFDLQDGQSVLCQGDVDVYSARGTYQLVIRRVELRGVGDLQTALRQLQQKLQAEGLFDPARKRPLPRFPRRIGLVTSPTSAAVHDFLEVAQRRWPDLDVLIIPTKVQGAEAAAEIVAGIAAAHKIQPALDVLVVARGGGSLEDLWCFNDERVVRAIAASKIPLVSAIGHEIDVTLSDLASDRRALTPSEAGELVVRSRDDLSNELTKLADDLRLRIFQKHANQQAQLEQLSRRPVFTRPFDRITQQALWFDEAELRFNRGIQTVVEKMRQQLASAAELLDAVGPLKVLARGYSVTQTADAAKLVQSVDQVQPGDSIQTVLVDGTLHSTVTSKSTKPK, from the coding sequence TTGAGCGATCCATTGAACACATCCAATCCAAGCACTGCCAACGCCAAGCCTTCGGCGCTGTCGGTGACTCAGCTGAACAACCAAGTCAAACAGACGCTCGAGGGCCAGTTCCGCAACATCTGGGTCGCTGGCGAGATTACCGACATCGCGCGGCCTCACAGCGGTCACGTCTATCTGACGCTCAAGGACAAACAGAGCCAGGTTCGGGGCGTGATCTGGCGCAGCGCAGCCGAACGGCTGCGGTTCGATTTGCAGGACGGCCAATCGGTCCTTTGCCAAGGTGACGTCGACGTCTACAGCGCGCGCGGCACATATCAATTGGTGATCCGCCGAGTCGAGCTGCGCGGGGTCGGCGATCTGCAAACCGCACTCCGTCAGCTGCAGCAGAAACTGCAGGCCGAGGGACTGTTCGATCCAGCGCGCAAGCGGCCGTTGCCTCGCTTTCCACGTCGAATCGGTCTGGTGACCAGTCCGACCAGCGCGGCGGTCCACGATTTTCTAGAGGTCGCACAGCGACGGTGGCCCGATCTGGACGTGCTGATCATCCCCACCAAAGTCCAAGGGGCCGAAGCGGCTGCCGAAATCGTCGCTGGAATCGCAGCGGCCCATAAGATCCAACCGGCGTTGGATGTTTTGGTCGTCGCTCGCGGTGGCGGCAGCCTGGAAGATCTATGGTGCTTCAACGACGAACGGGTCGTCCGCGCGATCGCCGCGTCGAAGATCCCGTTGGTCTCCGCGATCGGGCACGAGATCGATGTCACGTTAAGCGATCTGGCCAGCGATCGTCGGGCGCTAACTCCTTCGGAAGCGGGAGAATTGGTCGTCCGGTCGCGCGACGACTTATCGAACGAACTGACCAAACTGGCCGACGATCTGCGGTTGCGGATCTTTCAAAAGCACGCCAATCAACAGGCCCAGCTGGAACAACTGTCGCGACGCCCCGTCTTCACTCGCCCCTTCGATCGCATTACGCAACAGGCGCTCTGGTTTGATGAAGCCGAATTGCGGTTCAATCGCGGCATCCAAACGGTTGTCGAAAAAATGCGTCAACAGCTCGCTTCAGCCGCCGAATTGTTGGATGCCGTCGGGCCGTTGAAAGTGCTCGCCCGCGGTTACAGCGTCACGCAAACGGCCGACGCGGCAAAGTTGGTGCAATCGGTCGATCAGGTTCAGCCTGGCGATTCGATTCAAACCGTCCTCGTCGATGGGACACTGCACAGCACAGTCACCTCCAAATCGACAAAGCCGAAATAG
- the dapA gene encoding 4-hydroxy-tetrahydrodipicolinate synthase: MTQRKGSDYAGLSVAIVTPFRDGEVDYSLLREQVEFQIAAGTNCIVPVGTTGESPTLSHDEHERVISEVIQVVAGRCKVMAGTGSNSTAEALRLTQRAEREGADATLQVAPYYNKPMQEGFYQHFKAVAEAVSIPVCVYNIPGRTGKVIEAETIARLAELPGITMVKEATGSLDMCSQILNQTDLTVLSGDDSLTLPMLAVGAEGVVSVAGNIVPGDMRALVESFASGAAEEALRLHHKLFPLCKNMLGLATNPIPLKAAMRLLGRDSGEMRLPMTPLDPASEAQLVQTLEAYGLL, from the coding sequence ATGACTCAACGCAAAGGTTCCGATTACGCAGGACTGTCGGTAGCAATCGTGACCCCGTTCCGCGATGGCGAGGTCGATTATTCGCTGTTGCGCGAGCAGGTCGAATTTCAGATCGCCGCCGGCACCAACTGTATCGTTCCTGTCGGCACGACCGGAGAATCCCCCACGCTGTCGCACGATGAACACGAGCGAGTGATCAGCGAAGTGATTCAGGTGGTGGCAGGCCGTTGCAAAGTGATGGCGGGAACGGGCAGCAACAGCACGGCCGAAGCGTTGCGTTTGACGCAGCGGGCCGAACGCGAAGGGGCCGACGCGACGTTGCAGGTGGCACCCTATTACAACAAGCCGATGCAGGAAGGGTTCTATCAGCACTTCAAGGCCGTTGCCGAAGCGGTTTCGATTCCCGTCTGCGTCTACAACATTCCCGGTCGCACCGGTAAGGTGATCGAAGCGGAAACGATCGCCCGCTTGGCTGAATTGCCAGGGATCACGATGGTCAAGGAAGCGACTGGTTCGTTGGACATGTGCTCGCAGATTCTCAACCAGACCGATTTGACAGTGCTCAGCGGCGACGACAGCCTGACCCTGCCGATGCTGGCCGTGGGAGCCGAAGGGGTGGTTTCGGTCGCGGGAAACATCGTCCCGGGCGATATGCGAGCGTTGGTGGAATCGTTTGCCAGTGGTGCGGCGGAGGAAGCGCTGCGGTTGCATCACAAACTCTTCCCACTGTGCAAAAACATGCTCGGCTTGGCGACCAACCCGATTCCCTTGAAGGCTGCGATGCGGTTGTTGGGACGCGATTCGGGGGAGATGCGGTTGCCGATGACACCCTTGGATCCAGCCTCGGAAGCTCAATTGGTGCAGACGCTCGAGGCGTATGGGCTGCTTTAG
- a CDS encoding DUF3127 domain-containing protein, with translation MSEAKVKGIVHLVEETKTYGAKGFRKRMVVLSQDFGSFTNYVPLEFTRDNCDLANDLNVGDEIEVNYRLNGRKWQKDANSEVKYFLSAEAMGFKAVGNPPAAGGRDAASANDAFSEVSYDEGDVPF, from the coding sequence ATGAGTGAAGCAAAAGTTAAAGGCATTGTCCACCTTGTCGAAGAAACCAAGACGTACGGAGCCAAGGGTTTTCGCAAGCGTATGGTCGTGCTGAGCCAAGATTTCGGCAGCTTTACGAACTACGTCCCCCTGGAATTCACCCGCGACAATTGCGACCTGGCCAACGATCTGAACGTCGGCGACGAGATCGAGGTCAATTACCGGCTGAACGGCCGCAAGTGGCAGAAGGATGCCAACAGCGAAGTGAAGTACTTCCTGAGCGCTGAAGCGATGGGCTTCAAAGCGGTTGGCAACCCACCCGCTGCGGGTGGTCGCGACGCGGCATCCGCAAACGATGCCTTCTCGGAAGTTTCGTACGACGAAGGCGACGTGCCGTTCTAA
- a CDS encoding NfeD family protein yields the protein MDGPLLWSFMLLAAGLLLIIVEFFVPSGGFLAIASVLSLIGSIIVGFSVSLRWGMLMVVLVAAIVPVVLMFTVRLWPRTAMGRSIMTRQPGDPLPNVLPDDAYHRKIKSLQGRVGVAINDMLPNGTIKIDGEKFDAVSSGGAIDRGQTIEVFRIDSGKLHVRATSRSIDDGANRIERGKSPLDQPIEQLGIDSLEDPLA from the coding sequence ATGGACGGCCCATTGCTCTGGTCCTTCATGCTTTTGGCAGCCGGACTGTTGTTGATCATCGTCGAATTCTTTGTTCCCAGCGGCGGGTTCCTGGCGATCGCCAGCGTTCTATCGCTGATCGGCAGCATTATCGTCGGTTTTTCCGTCAGCTTGCGATGGGGAATGTTGATGGTCGTCTTGGTGGCGGCGATCGTCCCGGTGGTCCTGATGTTCACCGTGCGGTTATGGCCGCGGACGGCGATGGGACGCAGCATCATGACGCGGCAACCGGGGGATCCCTTGCCCAACGTGCTGCCCGACGACGCATACCACCGCAAAATTAAATCGCTGCAAGGACGCGTCGGAGTTGCGATCAACGACATGCTGCCCAACGGAACGATTAAAATTGATGGCGAAAAGTTCGATGCGGTCAGTTCGGGCGGCGCGATCGATCGCGGGCAAACGATCGAGGTTTTCCGAATCGATTCGGGCAAACTACATGTGCGGGCGACATCTCGCAGCATCGACGACGGTGCCAACCGGATCGAACGTGGCAAATCGCCGCTGGACCAACCGATCGAACAACTGGGAATCGACAGCTTGGAAGACCCATTGGCTTAA
- a CDS encoding RDD family protein: MFQSAPLDTTIEVVTPENIAFKYQLAGPFRRLPAFLIDLVIKFLIILLAILAVTLFAGLTGSQLAGIAGFAAINVGWFLVWWFYGVAMETWFNGRTVGKMAMRIRVVTVSGHPIGGVHAMLRNLICVADLAPPVSLQFFAADAPPVYMIPTGIVALVVMICTRRMQRLGDLAAGTMVVIDERGWQLPVAHVDDTRVPALASFIPPDYRVSPSLAKVLALYAERRLFLSPQRRRELATPLALPLAERFEFREDLDHDLLLYALYWRTYLADGRNQDVDLQPLAGYSPLQKDAQWVPAESVASDATPSVDALPIDATPIADQDPSTPQDSTP; this comes from the coding sequence ATGTTCCAGTCCGCCCCACTTGATACGACAATCGAAGTGGTGACGCCTGAAAACATTGCGTTTAAGTATCAATTGGCGGGTCCCTTTCGTCGCTTGCCAGCCTTCTTGATCGACCTAGTGATCAAATTCCTGATCATCTTGCTAGCGATTCTCGCCGTGACATTGTTCGCAGGCTTGACCGGCAGCCAATTGGCCGGGATCGCTGGATTCGCGGCGATCAACGTCGGTTGGTTCTTGGTCTGGTGGTTCTACGGCGTCGCGATGGAGACCTGGTTCAACGGACGCACCGTCGGCAAGATGGCGATGCGGATCCGTGTCGTCACCGTCTCGGGGCATCCGATCGGCGGTGTTCATGCGATGCTACGAAACCTGATCTGCGTTGCCGATTTAGCTCCGCCGGTCTCGTTGCAATTTTTTGCCGCCGACGCACCGCCGGTCTACATGATCCCCACGGGCATCGTGGCATTGGTCGTGATGATCTGTACACGGCGGATGCAGCGGTTGGGCGATCTGGCCGCCGGCACGATGGTGGTGATCGATGAGCGAGGGTGGCAATTGCCCGTCGCTCATGTCGACGATACGCGCGTCCCGGCGCTGGCCAGCTTCATTCCTCCCGACTATCGGGTGAGTCCTTCGTTGGCCAAAGTCTTGGCTTTGTACGCCGAGCGTCGCTTGTTCCTATCGCCCCAACGACGGCGTGAACTCGCAACCCCCTTGGCCCTACCGCTCGCCGAGCGTTTCGAATTCCGCGAAGACCTCGACCACGATCTGTTACTGTATGCCTTGTATTGGCGAACCTATCTGGCCGACGGACGCAACCAAGATGTCGACCTGCAACCCCTGGCCGGGTACAGCCCTTTGCAAAAGGATGCCCAGTGGGTGCCAGCCGAATCCGTTGCGTCGGACGCAACCCCATCGGTCGACGCCCTCCCGATCGATGCTACACCGATCGCTGATCAAGATCCTTCCACGCCCCAGGACTCCACACCATGA
- a CDS encoding PSP1 C-terminal domain-containing protein, whose protein sequence is MTHHYLVRSGAWGEISQHRPVDGNAYRRGDRVICETARGLEIGEVVTEVDSDASAGLILRRMTDQDELLQKRLERYKRKAVQECRDRLTAAGIDAVLLEVEQLFDGRTLFFHFLGETNADVEAITNELADAYEQHVRSRHFAKLLREGCGPDCGTKEGGGCSGGCAVCVVASACSSTAKKS, encoded by the coding sequence TTGACCCATCATTATTTGGTTCGCTCCGGTGCCTGGGGCGAAATCTCGCAACATCGCCCCGTCGACGGCAACGCCTATCGCCGCGGCGACCGCGTGATCTGCGAGACCGCTCGGGGCTTGGAAATCGGCGAGGTCGTCACCGAAGTCGATTCCGATGCCTCCGCCGGCCTGATTCTGCGGCGGATGACCGACCAGGATGAACTGCTGCAAAAGCGACTGGAACGATATAAACGTAAAGCGGTCCAGGAATGCCGCGATCGATTGACCGCGGCCGGGATCGACGCGGTGCTGTTGGAAGTGGAACAGTTGTTCGATGGCCGAACGTTGTTCTTCCATTTTTTGGGCGAAACGAATGCCGATGTCGAAGCAATCACCAATGAATTGGCCGATGCGTACGAACAGCATGTACGGAGCCGCCATTTTGCCAAACTGCTCCGCGAGGGCTGCGGTCCCGATTGTGGTACCAAAGAGGGCGGCGGTTGCTCCGGCGGATGTGCGGTCTGCGTTGTCGCGTCGGCCTGCAGTTCGACTGCCAAGAAATCATAA
- a CDS encoding C25 family cysteine peptidase: MLSRTLATLLALTLVSTAAARDAIVVCATDLRPAIGPWVEYRQSQGVTVHVVDSKPMVGDVVADLQAMVAARGLRPEAVVIFGDCRIQGPRWPVDPRRHVPTHHLASPVAASLGSLPTLATDSLYGDLDGDGALDVPVGRIPIARGDQVESFVDRVRRYEASRHFGPWRHQVDLTAGVGGFGLLIDAAMESVVRGILTSNLPSSIQTRVTYASPTSPFFPGAKNFCQTVVNGFNGGGLFWVYAGHGHVTQLDRVPATAAGTPILDDTSVSQLKRPAERSPIALLLACYTGAFDAQDDCLAEQMLLEPGGPIAVFAGSRMTLPYGNAIIATSLIQSWFESRPDTLGQVWLETSRLAVREPGQGAVPGMLDAMAAMLSPTSDRLPQERLEHTRLYNLLGDPLLQISHPEVVSLECPVSAPAGTEITVNGTAPHGGKLTLELHRRGEPSRDELRHLSEIDRHRAASDSLLERTICEVEPGEFAVQLKLPATLTKSSLVLARIESEDRYSLGTDRILIDRESRETPVVQAASPR; this comes from the coding sequence ATGCTCTCGCGAACGCTCGCCACGCTGCTTGCACTCACGCTTGTTTCGACCGCCGCGGCCCGCGACGCGATCGTCGTCTGTGCCACCGATCTACGGCCGGCAATCGGCCCGTGGGTGGAGTATCGGCAGAGCCAAGGGGTGACGGTGCACGTCGTCGACAGCAAGCCGATGGTCGGCGATGTCGTCGCCGATCTGCAGGCGATGGTGGCTGCTAGGGGGCTGCGTCCCGAAGCGGTTGTCATTTTTGGCGACTGCCGAATTCAGGGCCCACGTTGGCCGGTCGATCCCCGTCGACATGTTCCCACGCACCACCTGGCCAGCCCCGTGGCAGCCTCTTTGGGGTCGCTGCCGACGCTGGCGACCGACAGTCTGTACGGCGATTTGGATGGCGATGGAGCGCTCGATGTGCCGGTCGGTCGGATTCCGATCGCACGGGGCGATCAAGTGGAATCGTTTGTCGATCGGGTGCGTCGGTATGAAGCCAGTCGTCATTTCGGTCCATGGCGACATCAGGTCGACCTGACCGCGGGAGTCGGCGGGTTTGGGCTGTTGATCGATGCGGCGATGGAATCGGTTGTCCGTGGCATCCTGACCTCCAATCTCCCCTCCAGCATTCAGACACGCGTTACGTATGCGAGTCCAACGAGTCCGTTTTTTCCCGGGGCGAAAAACTTCTGCCAAACCGTCGTCAACGGTTTTAATGGTGGCGGCCTGTTTTGGGTTTACGCCGGTCATGGTCACGTGACGCAATTGGATCGGGTGCCAGCAACCGCCGCCGGGACGCCGATCTTGGACGACACAAGTGTTTCCCAGTTGAAACGTCCCGCGGAGCGATCGCCGATCGCGTTGCTGTTGGCTTGCTACACCGGGGCCTTCGATGCGCAAGACGATTGTTTGGCGGAGCAGATGTTGTTGGAACCGGGAGGGCCGATCGCCGTCTTTGCTGGTTCGAGGATGACGCTTCCCTATGGGAATGCGATCATCGCAACCTCGTTGATCCAATCGTGGTTTGAATCGCGTCCCGATACCCTGGGCCAAGTTTGGCTGGAGACTTCGCGTCTGGCGGTCAGAGAGCCTGGGCAGGGGGCCGTTCCTGGCATGCTCGATGCGATGGCGGCGATGCTCAGCCCGACGTCGGACCGGTTGCCGCAGGAGCGGTTGGAGCATACGCGGTTGTACAATCTATTGGGCGATCCGTTGTTGCAGATCTCGCATCCCGAGGTGGTGTCGCTGGAATGTCCGGTGAGTGCTCCGGCGGGAACCGAGATCACGGTCAACGGAACGGCACCTCACGGCGGCAAGTTGACACTGGAGCTGCACCGTCGCGGCGAACCGAGTCGCGATGAGTTGCGGCATCTGAGCGAAATCGATCGGCATCGCGCGGCGAGCGATTCGTTGTTGGAGAGGACCATTTGCGAGGTTGAACCGGGAGAGTTTGCGGTTCAATTGAAGCTTCCCGCGACGTTGACGAAAAGCTCGTTGGTGCTGGCTCGGATCGAATCGGAAGATCGATATTCGTTGGGGACCGATCGGATCCTGATCGATCGGGAATCGCGAGAAACACCGGTCGTCCAAGCCGCTTCACCGCGGTAG
- a CDS encoding ABC transporter permease has product MQDLIIFLIRRLGWMLLTLWIVFTVSFFLMRFVPGGPFSSEKNVPEAIKRNIEARYGLNDPLPTQYFRELGRDLTGDFGPSFRLEDFSVNEVIAQGFPISASLAILALSFALLLGVTAGVVSALKPGSIGDLTLMILATLGIAIPNFVLASMLIIIFVFGLNLFPTAGWGSAWHLVLPALCLGAPVAAYIARLTRAGLLETIGQDYIRTAKAKGLPMYKVIGKHALRGALLPVVSYLGPAAARVLTGSIVLEQIFAIPGMGSHFVEAALQRDYSLAMGLVLVYTALLFLMNTLVDLSYSIIDPRVKLE; this is encoded by the coding sequence GTGCAGGACTTGATCATATTTTTGATACGTCGACTCGGCTGGATGCTGCTGACGCTGTGGATCGTCTTTACCGTCTCGTTCTTTCTGATGCGGTTTGTCCCCGGCGGTCCGTTCAGTAGCGAGAAGAACGTTCCCGAAGCGATCAAACGGAACATCGAAGCGCGTTACGGATTAAACGATCCGTTGCCCACGCAATACTTTCGCGAACTCGGCCGCGACCTGACCGGCGATTTTGGTCCCAGCTTTCGCTTGGAAGACTTTTCCGTCAACGAAGTGATCGCTCAAGGCTTTCCGATTTCGGCATCGCTGGCGATCCTGGCGCTTTCCTTTGCGCTGTTGTTGGGCGTGACCGCGGGCGTGGTCAGCGCACTCAAGCCGGGTTCGATCGGCGACCTGACGTTGATGATTCTGGCAACCTTGGGGATCGCGATCCCGAACTTTGTCCTCGCCAGCATGCTGATCATCATCTTTGTGTTCGGCTTGAATTTGTTTCCGACGGCGGGGTGGGGCAGCGCTTGGCATCTGGTGTTGCCGGCGTTGTGCCTGGGAGCTCCCGTTGCCGCTTACATCGCGCGGCTGACTCGAGCTGGTTTGTTGGAGACGATCGGCCAAGACTATATCCGCACGGCGAAAGCGAAGGGGTTGCCGATGTACAAGGTGATCGGCAAACATGCGCTTCGCGGTGCGTTGTTGCCCGTCGTCTCCTACCTTGGCCCCGCGGCGGCGCGGGTGTTGACCGGGTCGATCGTGTTGGAGCAGATTTTTGCGATCCCCGGGATGGGCAGTCACTTTGTTGAAGCTGCGTTGCAACGCGATTATTCGCTAGCGATGGGCTTGGTTTTGGTTTACACAGCGCTGCTGTTCTTGATGAATACACTGGTCGACCTGTCGTATTCGATCATCGATCCACGTGTAAAGCTGGAGTAG
- the floA gene encoding flotillin-like protein FloA (flotillin-like protein involved in membrane lipid rafts) produces the protein MTALNSSMLLAQGQDANVLWLAFIVFVVIGMMIFAMVFFSYFGLWIQSLLTGSKVTLGDLLGMTFRNVNARTIVRGKIMSTQAGIEDPELTSKALEAHYLAGGNVPQVIRALIAAKKAKTISLTFREATAIDLAGRDVLESVQTSVYPKVIDCPPRGSVKPSLDAVAKDGIQLKVKARVTVRANLQQLIGGATEETIIARVGEGIVSAIGSAEGHKNVLENPDLISKWVLSKRLDSQTAFEIVSIDIADIDVGVNVGARLQADQAEADTRVARARAEGRRAMAVAEEQEKFADIENSQAMLVAAQAEVPLAMAEAFRSGKLGILDYYKLQNINADTDMRKAISRSTRDASELAIQKQQQAQAQS, from the coding sequence ATGACAGCGTTGAATTCATCGATGCTTCTTGCTCAAGGCCAGGACGCAAACGTCCTCTGGCTTGCGTTCATCGTTTTTGTTGTCATCGGGATGATGATCTTTGCGATGGTCTTCTTCAGCTATTTCGGACTCTGGATCCAGTCGCTGCTGACCGGATCCAAGGTCACCCTGGGCGATTTGCTAGGGATGACCTTCCGGAACGTCAACGCGCGAACGATTGTCCGCGGCAAGATCATGTCGACTCAAGCGGGCATCGAAGATCCCGAACTGACCAGCAAAGCTTTGGAAGCGCATTACCTGGCCGGTGGTAACGTTCCCCAAGTGATCCGGGCGTTGATCGCTGCCAAAAAAGCGAAGACGATCAGCCTGACCTTTCGCGAGGCGACGGCGATCGATTTGGCAGGCCGCGACGTGCTCGAATCGGTGCAGACCAGCGTCTATCCCAAAGTCATCGATTGCCCACCGCGCGGTTCGGTGAAACCATCGCTCGATGCCGTCGCGAAAGATGGTATCCAATTGAAGGTCAAAGCCCGCGTGACCGTGCGTGCGAACCTGCAACAATTGATTGGTGGTGCCACCGAAGAAACGATCATCGCTCGCGTCGGCGAAGGGATCGTCAGCGCGATCGGTAGCGCCGAAGGGCACAAAAACGTACTCGAAAATCCCGACCTGATCTCCAAATGGGTTTTGTCGAAGCGACTCGATTCCCAAACTGCGTTTGAAATCGTTTCGATCGATATCGCCGACATCGATGTTGGCGTCAACGTGGGCGCTCGATTGCAAGCCGATCAGGCCGAAGCGGACACCCGCGTGGCCCGCGCTCGCGCAGAAGGCCGACGTGCGATGGCGGTAGCGGAAGAACAAGAAAAGTTCGCCGATATCGAGAACAGCCAAGCGATGCTGGTCGCCGCGCAAGCCGAAGTTCCCCTGGCGATGGCTGAAGCCTTCCGCAGCGGCAAATTGGGAATCCTCGACTACTACAAACTGCAGAACATCAACGCCGATACCGACATGCGAAAAGCGATCTCGCGTTCGACACGCGATGCGAGCGAATTGGCAATCCAGAAACAACAACAAGCCCAAGCCCAGAGCTAA